In one Streptomyces sp. NBC_01288 genomic region, the following are encoded:
- a CDS encoding CTP synthase, whose amino-acid sequence MPPAAFRNSNTTTTKHIFVTGGVASSLGKGLTASSLGMLLKARGLRVVMQKLDPYLNVDPGTMNPFQHGEVFVTNDGAETDLDIGHYERFLDRDLDGSANVTTGQVYSTVIAKERRGEYLGDTVQVIPHITNEIKHRIRRMATDEVDVVITEVGGTVGDIESLPFLETVRQVRHEVGRDNVFVVHISLLPYIGPSGELKTKPTQHSVAALRNIGIQPDAIVLRSDREVPTAIKRKISLMCDVDEAAVVACPDARSIYDIPKTVHSEGLDAYVVRKLDLPFRDVDWTTWDDLLDRVHNPLHEINLALVGKYIDLPDAYLSVTEALRAGGFANKARVKIKWVTSDDCRTPAGAAKQLGDVDAICIPGGFGDRGVSGKVGAIQYAREHKIPLLGLCLGLQCIVIEAARNLAGIADANSTEFDPATGHPVISTMAEQLDIVAGEGDMGGTMRLGMYPAKLAEGSIVREVYDGKEYVEERHRHRYEVNNAYRAELEKKAGLQFSGTSPDGKLVEYVEYPREAHPYLVATQAHPELRSRPTRPHPLFAGLVKAAVERKTGK is encoded by the coding sequence ATGCCGCCCGCTGCTTTCCGAAACAGCAACACCACGACGACCAAGCACATCTTCGTCACCGGGGGTGTCGCCTCCTCACTCGGCAAGGGCCTCACCGCCTCCAGCCTCGGCATGCTCCTCAAGGCGCGGGGCCTGCGCGTCGTGATGCAGAAGCTCGACCCGTACCTGAACGTCGACCCCGGCACGATGAACCCCTTCCAGCACGGTGAGGTGTTCGTCACCAACGACGGTGCCGAGACCGACCTCGACATCGGCCACTACGAGCGCTTCCTCGACCGCGACCTGGACGGCAGCGCCAACGTCACCACCGGCCAGGTCTACTCGACGGTGATCGCCAAGGAGCGGCGCGGCGAGTACCTGGGCGACACCGTGCAGGTCATCCCGCACATCACCAACGAGATCAAGCACCGCATCCGGCGCATGGCGACCGACGAGGTCGACGTCGTCATCACCGAGGTCGGCGGCACGGTCGGCGACATCGAGTCGCTGCCCTTCCTGGAGACGGTCCGCCAGGTCCGCCACGAGGTCGGCCGCGACAACGTGTTCGTCGTCCACATCTCGCTCCTGCCGTACATCGGCCCCTCGGGCGAGCTGAAGACCAAGCCGACCCAGCACTCGGTCGCGGCCCTGCGCAACATCGGCATCCAGCCCGACGCCATCGTGCTGCGCTCCGACCGCGAGGTACCGACCGCGATCAAGCGCAAGATCTCGCTGATGTGCGACGTCGACGAGGCCGCCGTGGTGGCCTGCCCCGACGCCCGCTCGATCTACGACATCCCGAAGACCGTGCACAGCGAGGGCCTGGACGCCTATGTCGTCCGCAAGTTGGACCTCCCGTTCCGCGATGTGGACTGGACGACCTGGGACGACCTGCTCGACCGCGTCCACAACCCGCTGCACGAGATCAACCTCGCACTGGTCGGCAAGTACATCGACCTGCCCGACGCCTACCTCTCGGTCACCGAGGCGCTGCGCGCCGGCGGGTTCGCCAACAAGGCCCGCGTGAAGATCAAGTGGGTCACCTCGGACGACTGCAGGACCCCGGCGGGCGCCGCCAAGCAGCTCGGTGACGTGGACGCGATCTGCATCCCCGGCGGCTTCGGCGACCGCGGTGTCTCCGGCAAGGTCGGCGCCATCCAGTACGCCCGCGAGCACAAGATCCCGCTGCTCGGCCTCTGCCTGGGCCTCCAGTGCATCGTGATCGAGGCCGCGCGCAACCTCGCCGGCATCGCGGACGCCAACTCCACCGAGTTCGACCCGGCCACCGGCCACCCGGTCATCTCCACCATGGCCGAGCAGCTCGACATCGTCGCCGGCGAGGGCGACATGGGCGGCACCATGCGCCTGGGCATGTACCCGGCCAAGCTCGCCGAGGGCTCCATCGTGCGCGAGGTCTACGACGGCAAGGAGTACGTCGAGGAGCGCCACCGCCACCGCTACGAGGTCAACAACGCCTACCGCGCCGAGCTGGAGAAGAAGGCCGGCCTTCAGTTCTCCGGCACGTCCCCGGACGGCAAGCTCGTGGAGTACGTCGAGTACCCGCGCGAGGCGCACCCCTACCTCGTCGCGACCCAGGCCCACCCCGAGCTGCGCTCCCGACCGACCCGGCCGCACCCGCTCTTCGCGGGCCTGGTCAAGGCGGCTGTGGAACGCAAGACGGGCAAGTAG
- a CDS encoding NUDIX hydrolase, whose product MTIKDTPEEWEIRATVTPFVGNKTSVRTDDVVMPDGTVVHRDYQVHPGSVAILALDEEDRVLVIKQYRHPVRQKLWEIPAGLLDIPGENPLHAAQRELYEEAHVKAEDWRVLTDVYTTPGGCSEAIRVFLARDLSEAEGQRFEVEDEEADMEHARVPLDDLVRGVLAGELHNNCLAVGALALVAARHGDGVDALRPAEAPWPARPFES is encoded by the coding sequence ATGACGATCAAGGACACCCCGGAGGAGTGGGAGATCCGGGCGACGGTGACCCCGTTCGTGGGCAACAAGACCTCCGTGCGCACCGACGACGTGGTCATGCCCGACGGCACGGTCGTGCACCGCGACTACCAGGTCCACCCCGGCTCCGTGGCGATCCTCGCGCTCGACGAGGAGGACCGGGTCCTGGTCATCAAGCAGTACCGCCACCCCGTACGGCAGAAGCTGTGGGAGATCCCGGCCGGACTGCTCGACATCCCGGGTGAGAACCCGCTGCACGCCGCCCAGCGCGAGCTGTACGAGGAGGCGCACGTCAAGGCCGAGGACTGGCGGGTGCTGACCGACGTCTACACCACGCCCGGCGGCTGCTCCGAGGCCATCCGCGTCTTCCTGGCCCGGGACCTGTCCGAGGCCGAGGGGCAGCGCTTCGAGGTCGAGGACGAGGAGGCCGACATGGAGCACGCGCGTGTGCCCCTCGACGACCTGGTCCGCGGGGTCCTCGCCGGCGAGCTGCACAACAACTGCCTCGCCGTCGGCGCCCTCGCGCTGGTCGCCGCCCGGCACGGCGACGGCGTCGACGCGCTGCGCCCCGCCGAGGCGCCGTGGCCCGCGCGTCCCTTCGAGTCCTGA
- a CDS encoding tetratricopeptide repeat protein gives MTDQAVDTGGVRLSEDTTPEGQFLGRARELKELRADIERAGLDTIAGRKAPRARVLLIAGKPGSGRSALAEELVRQVADRYDAGVFRARLSEPDGTPVPTERTARELLTALELPTPAGASEDDLSDILREALSDRRALLLLDDAADAEQVDALLPDSPDCLVVAVSGGPLTGIADVRPCTLGGLDTKSALELLTRYTGAVRITVDPVAAEGLVEVCRTQPAALTLAGGWLAARPQAAVADLAKHLHAESDEGSPLSRVFRLVYGSLPSPAARILRLLSLAPAGLVDPQTASALAGCSVNGARTTLDDFVAAGLLRALDSPLPQYEVPGCLQPLLHGLAETQDRPAELQLARARMLERTVRLLQSCRAITETDSPQAREKLLGTPSALRFPTPRAAADWLRVRQPALLASARLAVADGELDTLARRLMSQLVRAMVAHFGTQAAAPELYGIHRLVLDVAERRDLPREKAAALLNLADLDAQTGRTTEALARYRAALDAGREANDPYATGRAMESVGGAHQELGDHDRAADWFGRALAQRQARAEHVDAARLYGRIGAAHTYAGRYGEALRNWRAAVAGHRKNGDVAAQARALSELARVQEYAGRPEESLATCHEGVEWARRAEDVRLQAALQLRLADTLDRLGDPASAALHRGTAERMLGEELLEADCAPESPESASEPLEQDANACEIRSTSAED, from the coding sequence GTGACGGATCAGGCGGTGGACACCGGCGGCGTGAGGCTGTCCGAGGACACTACTCCCGAGGGCCAATTCCTGGGCCGCGCAAGAGAGTTGAAGGAGCTGCGCGCCGACATCGAGCGCGCCGGACTGGACACCATCGCGGGCCGCAAGGCCCCCCGCGCACGCGTCCTCCTCATCGCGGGCAAGCCCGGCTCCGGCCGCAGCGCGCTGGCCGAGGAACTCGTCCGACAGGTCGCCGACCGTTACGACGCCGGTGTGTTCCGCGCGCGGCTCAGCGAGCCCGACGGCACTCCCGTCCCCACCGAGCGCACCGCCCGCGAACTCCTCACCGCCCTGGAGCTGCCGACCCCGGCCGGCGCCTCCGAGGACGACCTCTCGGACATCCTGCGCGAAGCCCTCTCCGACCGCCGGGCGCTGCTCCTGCTGGACGACGCGGCCGACGCCGAGCAGGTCGACGCGCTGCTGCCGGACTCCCCGGACTGCCTCGTCGTCGCCGTCTCCGGCGGCCCGCTCACCGGCATCGCCGACGTCCGCCCCTGCACCCTGGGCGGACTCGACACCAAGTCCGCGCTGGAACTCCTCACCCGCTACACCGGCGCGGTCCGCATCACCGTCGACCCGGTCGCCGCCGAGGGCCTCGTCGAGGTGTGCCGGACCCAGCCCGCCGCGCTGACCCTGGCCGGCGGCTGGCTCGCCGCCCGCCCGCAGGCCGCCGTCGCCGACCTCGCCAAGCACCTGCACGCCGAGAGCGACGAGGGCTCGCCCCTGAGCCGCGTCTTCCGGCTCGTCTACGGCTCGCTGCCCAGCCCCGCCGCCCGGATACTGCGACTGCTCTCCCTCGCCCCGGCCGGCCTGGTCGACCCGCAGACCGCCTCCGCGCTCGCCGGCTGCTCCGTCAACGGCGCCCGCACCACGCTGGACGACTTCGTCGCCGCCGGCCTGCTGCGGGCCTTGGACTCCCCGCTGCCGCAGTACGAGGTCCCCGGCTGTCTCCAGCCCCTCCTGCACGGCCTCGCCGAGACCCAGGACCGCCCGGCCGAACTCCAGCTCGCCCGCGCCCGCATGCTGGAGCGCACCGTACGGCTGCTCCAGTCCTGCCGCGCCATCACCGAGACCGACAGCCCCCAGGCCCGCGAGAAACTCCTCGGCACGCCCAGCGCGCTGCGCTTCCCGACCCCCCGCGCCGCCGCCGACTGGCTCCGCGTCCGCCAGCCCGCCCTGCTCGCCTCCGCCCGCCTCGCGGTCGCCGACGGCGAACTCGACACGCTGGCCCGCCGGTTGATGTCCCAGCTGGTGCGCGCGATGGTCGCCCACTTCGGCACCCAGGCCGCCGCCCCCGAGCTCTACGGCATCCACCGCCTCGTCCTCGACGTGGCCGAGCGGCGCGACCTGCCCCGCGAGAAGGCCGCCGCGCTGCTCAACCTCGCCGATCTGGACGCGCAGACCGGCCGGACGACCGAGGCGCTGGCCCGCTACCGGGCCGCGCTGGACGCCGGACGCGAAGCGAACGACCCGTACGCGACCGGCCGCGCGATGGAATCCGTAGGCGGCGCGCACCAGGAGCTGGGGGACCACGACCGGGCCGCCGACTGGTTCGGCCGCGCGCTCGCCCAGCGGCAGGCCCGGGCCGAGCACGTGGACGCCGCCCGGCTCTACGGCCGGATCGGCGCGGCGCACACCTACGCGGGTCGTTACGGCGAGGCGCTCAGGAACTGGCGGGCCGCCGTGGCCGGGCACCGCAAGAACGGTGATGTGGCCGCCCAGGCAAGGGCGTTGAGCGAGTTGGCACGGGTCCAGGAGTACGCGGGCCGCCCCGAGGAATCGCTCGCCACCTGCCACGAGGGCGTCGAGTGGGCGCGCCGCGCCGAGGACGTACGGCTCCAGGCGGCACTCCAGCTGCGGCTGGCCGACACCCTCGACCGGCTCGGCGACCCGGCGTCCGCCGCGCTGCACCGCGGGACGGCCGAGCGGATGCTGGGCGAGGAGCTTCTGGAGGCCGATTGCGCCCCCGAATCCCCGGAATCCGCCTCCGAACCCCTGGAACAAGACGCTAACGCCTGCGAAATCCGTAGTACATCCGCAGAAGATTGA
- the ald gene encoding alanine dehydrogenase, which yields MKVGIPREVKNNEFRVAITPAGVHELVRHGHQVFIEQNAGVGSSITDDEYVSAGARILATADEVWATTDLLLKVKEPIAEEYHRLRKDQTLFTYLHLAASKECTDALVESGTTAIAYETVELPGRALPLLAPMSEVAGRLAPQVGAYHLMRSVGGRGVLPGGVPGTQPARAVVIGGGVSGWNATQIAVGMGFHVTLLDRDINKLREADKVFGTKVRAIMSNAFELEKAVLDADLVIGAVLIPGAKAPKLVTNELVSRMKPGSVLVDIAIDQGGCFEDSRPTTHAEPTFPVHNSVFYCVANMPGAVPNTSTYALTNATLPYIVELANRGWAEALRRDPALAKGLNTHDGKVIYREVAEAHGLEHVELESLLG from the coding sequence GTGAAGGTCGGCATCCCCCGCGAGGTCAAGAACAACGAGTTCCGGGTGGCCATCACCCCCGCCGGCGTGCACGAGCTGGTGCGCCACGGCCACCAGGTCTTCATCGAGCAGAACGCCGGCGTCGGCTCCTCGATCACGGACGACGAGTACGTCTCGGCCGGTGCGCGGATCCTGGCCACCGCCGACGAGGTCTGGGCCACCACCGACCTGCTGCTCAAGGTCAAGGAGCCCATCGCCGAGGAGTACCACCGCCTCCGCAAGGACCAGACGCTCTTCACCTACCTGCACCTGGCCGCCTCCAAGGAGTGCACCGACGCGCTCGTCGAGTCCGGCACCACGGCCATCGCCTACGAGACCGTCGAACTCCCGGGCCGCGCCCTGCCGTTGCTCGCCCCGATGTCCGAGGTCGCGGGCCGGCTGGCCCCGCAGGTCGGCGCCTACCACCTGATGCGCTCGGTCGGCGGCCGCGGTGTCCTCCCCGGCGGTGTCCCCGGCACCCAGCCCGCGCGCGCCGTCGTCATCGGCGGCGGTGTCTCCGGCTGGAACGCCACACAGATCGCCGTCGGCATGGGCTTCCACGTCACGCTGCTCGACCGCGACATCAACAAGCTCCGCGAGGCCGACAAGGTCTTCGGCACCAAGGTCCGGGCGATCATGTCCAACGCCTTCGAGCTGGAGAAGGCCGTCCTGGACGCCGACCTCGTCATCGGCGCGGTGCTCATCCCGGGCGCCAAGGCACCGAAGCTGGTCACCAACGAACTCGTGTCGCGGATGAAGCCCGGAAGTGTTCTTGTCGACATCGCGATCGACCAGGGCGGCTGCTTCGAGGACTCGCGTCCCACGACCCACGCCGAGCCGACCTTCCCGGTCCACAACTCGGTCTTCTACTGCGTCGCCAACATGCCCGGCGCGGTGCCGAACACGTCCACCTACGCGCTCACCAACGCGACGCTCCCGTACATCGTGGAGCTCGCCAACCGCGGCTGGGCCGAGGCGCTGCGACGTGATCCTGCTCTCGCCAAGGGTCTCAACACCCATGACGGCAAGGTGATTTACCGCGAGGTCGCCGAGGCGCACGGACTGGAGCACGTCGAGCTGGAATCGCTGCTCGGCTGA
- a CDS encoding ParA family protein, whose protein sequence is MPAKGQEPAGFEAVGSVAVRTFAAHRGHHKPGATQPAHQSMDGHHVNAMAGDGRGAPRNQFADFDELPDGHFYDPDAEYEPDPEYAATLAPDAARQRRERVGPTGRPLPYFPIPGPLTSHGPATIVAMCNQKGGVGKTTSTINLGAALAEYGRRVLLVDFDPQGALSVGLGVNPMELDLTVYNLLMERGMSADEVLLKTAVPNMDLLPSNIDLSAAEVQLVSEVARESTLQRALKPLMADYDYIVIDCQPSLGLLTVNALTAAHKVIVPLECEFFALRGVALLTETIEKVQERLNPELELDGILATMYDSRTVHSREVLARVVEAFDEHVYHTVIGRTVRFPETTVAGEPITTYASNSVGAAAYRQLAREVLARCHAE, encoded by the coding sequence ATGCCTGCAAAGGGCCAGGAGCCCGCGGGGTTCGAGGCTGTCGGCTCCGTCGCGGTGCGTACCTTCGCAGCCCACCGGGGTCACCACAAGCCAGGGGCGACCCAGCCAGCACACCAGAGCATGGATGGCCATCACGTGAACGCCATGGCCGGCGACGGAAGGGGCGCGCCCCGCAACCAGTTCGCCGACTTCGACGAACTGCCCGACGGGCACTTCTACGACCCCGACGCCGAGTACGAGCCCGATCCCGAGTACGCGGCCACACTCGCGCCCGACGCCGCCCGCCAACGCCGTGAGCGCGTGGGCCCTACCGGACGCCCGCTGCCCTACTTCCCGATCCCGGGTCCGCTGACCAGTCACGGCCCCGCGACGATCGTCGCGATGTGCAACCAGAAGGGCGGCGTCGGCAAGACCACGTCGACCATCAACCTGGGTGCCGCACTCGCGGAGTACGGCCGACGCGTACTGCTCGTCGACTTCGACCCGCAGGGCGCGCTGTCGGTCGGACTGGGCGTCAATCCCATGGAGTTGGACCTCACCGTCTACAACCTGCTCATGGAGCGGGGCATGTCGGCCGACGAGGTGCTTCTCAAGACAGCTGTCCCGAACATGGACTTGCTGCCCAGCAACATCGACTTGTCGGCCGCCGAAGTGCAGTTGGTGAGCGAGGTCGCGCGCGAGTCCACCCTCCAGCGGGCGTTGAAGCCGCTGATGGCCGACTACGACTACATCGTGATCGACTGTCAGCCCTCCCTCGGCCTGCTCACCGTGAACGCCCTGACGGCGGCTCACAAGGTGATCGTGCCGCTGGAGTGCGAGTTCTTCGCGCTGCGCGGAGTCGCGCTGCTGACGGAGACCATCGAGAAGGTCCAGGAGCGCCTCAACCCCGAGTTGGAGCTCGACGGGATCCTCGCCACGATGTACGACTCCCGCACCGTGCACAGCCGTGAGGTCCTCGCCCGCGTGGTCGAGGCGTTCGACGAGCACGTCTACCACACGGTCATCGGGCGCACGGTGCGCTTCCCGGAGACCACGGTCGCCGGTGAGCCGATCACCACGTACGCCTCCAACTCCGTCGGTGCCGCCGCCTATCGCCAGCTCGCCAGGGAGGTGCTCGCCCGGTGTCACGCCGAGTGA
- a CDS encoding segregation and condensation protein A, with translation MTSNDAPASGAPAGRRRALGKGPGTAPEPEAEVAVVVAVPEPEAVVEEPEAAVEEPSAEEPDDGVFKVRLANFEGPFDLLLQLISKHKLDVTEVALSKVTDEFMVYIRSMGPDWDLDETTEFLVVAATLLDLKAARLLPAAEVEDEADLALLEARDLLFARLLQYRAYKQIADIFNRRLDDEARRYPRTVGLEPHHAELLPEVVIRIGPEGFARLAVKAMQPRPRPQVYVDHIHAPLVSVQEQAGIMVARLRELGEASFSVLVDDTHDTLTVVARFLALLELYREKAVALDQETALGDLIVRWTGGEGEGEPVVTDEFDRPPEPPKEIKEESA, from the coding sequence ATGACCTCGAACGACGCTCCCGCATCCGGCGCACCCGCCGGCCGTCGGCGTGCGCTGGGCAAAGGGCCGGGTACGGCTCCGGAGCCTGAGGCCGAGGTCGCGGTCGTCGTGGCGGTGCCGGAGCCCGAAGCTGTCGTAGAAGAGCCTGAGGCGGCTGTTGAGGAGCCCTCGGCCGAAGAACCCGATGACGGGGTCTTCAAGGTGCGGCTCGCCAACTTCGAGGGGCCCTTCGATCTTCTCCTTCAGTTGATCTCGAAGCACAAGCTCGATGTCACCGAGGTGGCGCTGTCCAAGGTCACCGATGAGTTCATGGTGTACATCAGGTCGATGGGTCCTGACTGGGATCTGGATGAGACGACCGAGTTCCTCGTCGTCGCGGCGACCCTGCTGGATCTGAAGGCGGCCAGGCTGCTGCCCGCCGCCGAGGTCGAGGACGAGGCCGATCTCGCGTTGCTGGAGGCGCGGGACCTGTTGTTCGCGCGGTTGTTGCAGTACCGGGCTTACAAGCAGATCGCCGACATCTTCAACCGGCGTCTCGACGACGAGGCCCGGCGCTATCCCCGTACCGTCGGGCTCGAACCGCACCACGCCGAGCTGCTGCCCGAGGTCGTCATCCGGATCGGGCCCGAGGGCTTCGCCAGGCTCGCCGTGAAGGCGATGCAGCCCAGGCCCAGGCCGCAGGTCTACGTCGATCACATCCACGCGCCGCTCGTCAGCGTGCAGGAGCAGGCCGGGATCATGGTCGCGCGGCTGCGGGAGCTCGGCGAGGCCAGCTTCAGCGTGCTCGTGGACGACACCCACGACACCCTGACCGTCGTAGCGAGGTTCCTGGCCCTTCTGGAGCTCTACCGGGAGAAGGCCGTCGCGCTGGACCAGGAGACCGCGCTCGGGGATCTGATCGTGCGCTGGACCGGTGGGGAGGGGGAGGGCGAGCCGGTGGTGACGGACGAGTTCGACCGGCCGCCCGAGCCGCCCAAGGAGATCAAGGAGGAGTCGGCGTGA
- the scpB gene encoding SMC-Scp complex subunit ScpB, translated as MSEETTGVPASPSAVADLALKPALEAVLMVVDEPATVEHLAKILQRPKRRIADALRELADEYTVQGRGFELRLIAGGWRFYSRPEYAPAVEGFVLDGQQARLTQAALETLAVVAYRQPVSRSRVSMVRGVNCDGVMRTLLQRGLVEEAGTEPETGAILYVTTNYFLERMGLRGLDELPELAPFLPEAEAIEAETLEGVPSFDPDAPDADADETTTTEL; from the coding sequence GTGAGCGAGGAGACCACGGGCGTACCGGCGAGCCCGTCCGCCGTCGCGGATCTCGCCCTCAAGCCCGCTCTGGAGGCCGTCCTGATGGTCGTGGACGAGCCCGCGACCGTGGAACACCTCGCGAAAATACTCCAGCGGCCCAAACGGCGGATCGCGGACGCGTTGCGCGAGCTGGCCGACGAGTACACCGTGCAGGGGCGCGGTTTCGAGCTGCGGCTGATCGCCGGCGGATGGCGGTTCTACTCCCGGCCGGAGTACGCGCCGGCCGTCGAGGGCTTCGTCCTGGACGGGCAGCAGGCCCGGCTCACACAGGCGGCGCTGGAGACCCTGGCGGTCGTCGCGTACCGCCAGCCGGTCAGCCGCAGCAGGGTCTCGATGGTCCGCGGAGTCAACTGCGACGGTGTGATGCGCACCCTCTTGCAGCGGGGTCTGGTCGAGGAGGCGGGCACGGAACCCGAAACAGGTGCGATCCTGTACGTGACGACGAACTACTTTCTGGAGCGGATGGGCCTGCGCGGCCTGGACGAGCTCCCGGAGCTCGCGCCCTTCCTCCCTGAGGCTGAGGCGATCGAGGCGGAGACGCTGGAAGGGGTCCCGTCGTTCGATCCGGATGCACCGGATGCAGATGCAGACGAAACGACGACGACGGAACTTTGA
- a CDS encoding pseudouridine synthase: MRSSGSGSSGGGSGRSGGRGNPRGTGGGGSPRGSGGGGGGRGSGAGNSRGAGGGGSQPRGASGAGGRDDKPKRAGKPRPEERRYDVGPTGSHEGPKSGRGAAARGGAKGGPKQGQGTGRGRWAPATSREYDARAEERNRERYAGKKDIKPPKTFPGAEQEGERLQKVLARAGYGSRRSCEELIEQSRVEVNGEIVVEQGLRVDPEHDEIKVDGLTVATQSYQFFSLNKPAGVVATMEDPEGRQCLGDYVTNRETRLFHVGRLDTETEGVILLTNHGELAHRLTHPKYGVKKTYLAHIVGPIPRDLGKQLKDGIQLEDGYARADHFRVVEQTGKNYLVEVTLHEGRKHIVRRMLAEAGFPVDKLVRVSFGPITLGDQKSGWLRRLSNTEVGMLMQEVDL; encoded by the coding sequence ATGCGAAGCAGTGGCAGTGGCAGCAGTGGTGGCGGCAGCGGTAGGAGCGGCGGGCGCGGCAACCCCCGCGGGACCGGCGGGGGCGGCAGTCCCCGGGGTTCCGGTGGGGGCGGCGGCGGCCGTGGCTCCGGCGCGGGCAACTCCCGGGGTGCCGGCGGGGGCGGCTCCCAGCCGAGGGGCGCGAGCGGCGCGGGAGGGCGCGACGACAAGCCGAAGCGCGCCGGAAAGCCGCGTCCCGAGGAGCGGCGCTACGACGTAGGCCCCACGGGATCCCACGAAGGTCCCAAGTCGGGGCGGGGTGCGGCCGCGCGCGGTGGTGCCAAGGGCGGCCCCAAGCAGGGCCAGGGCACCGGACGCGGGCGCTGGGCGCCGGCGACCTCGCGTGAGTACGACGCGCGGGCCGAGGAGCGCAACCGGGAGCGGTACGCGGGCAAGAAGGACATCAAGCCGCCCAAGACCTTCCCGGGCGCCGAGCAGGAGGGCGAGCGGCTGCAGAAGGTCCTCGCACGCGCGGGCTACGGCTCCCGGCGGTCCTGCGAGGAGCTGATCGAGCAGTCCCGGGTCGAGGTCAACGGCGAGATCGTCGTCGAGCAGGGGCTGCGCGTCGACCCCGAGCACGACGAGATCAAGGTCGACGGGCTGACGGTGGCGACGCAGTCGTACCAGTTCTTCTCGCTGAACAAGCCCGCCGGTGTCGTCGCGACGATGGAGGACCCCGAGGGCCGGCAGTGCCTCGGCGACTACGTCACCAACCGTGAGACGCGTCTTTTCCACGTCGGGCGGCTCGACACCGAGACCGAGGGTGTGATCCTGCTCACCAACCACGGCGAGCTGGCGCACCGGCTGACCCACCCCAAGTACGGCGTGAAGAAGACCTACCTCGCGCACATCGTGGGCCCGATCCCGCGTGATCTGGGCAAGCAGCTCAAGGACGGCATCCAGCTGGAGGACGGGTACGCGCGTGCGGACCACTTCCGTGTCGTCGAGCAGACCGGCAAGAACTACCTGGTCGAGGTGACCCTCCACGAGGGCCGCAAGCACATCGTGCGGCGCATGCTCGCGGAGGCCGGTTTCCCGGTCGACAAGCTGGTGCGTGTGTCGTTCGGCCCGATCACCCTGGGCGACCAGAAGTCGGGCTGGCTGCGGCGGCTGTCGAACACCGAGGTCGGGATGTTGATGCAGGAAGTCGATCTCTAG
- a CDS encoding NUDIX hydrolase, with amino-acid sequence MTTSPGYDKYAFEPFAVTADLAVLTIRAGALHVLLVERGQEPYAGHWALPGGFVAPDESAETAARRELAEETGLSDVSGLHLEQLRTYSEPDRDPRMRVVTVAFAALLPDPPEPRAGSDAAQARWLPYDSLGPLAFDHDRILADAHERVGAKLEYSSLATAFCSPEFTLGELQQVYETVWGSELDRPNFRRKVLATPGFVEPVLGGAKLTGGRGKPAALYRAGDATALYPPLLRPTREGRSA; translated from the coding sequence GTGACCACATCACCGGGATACGACAAGTACGCCTTCGAACCTTTCGCCGTCACCGCCGACCTCGCCGTCCTCACGATCCGCGCGGGCGCCCTGCACGTGCTGCTCGTCGAGCGCGGTCAGGAACCGTACGCCGGGCACTGGGCGTTGCCCGGCGGCTTCGTGGCGCCGGACGAGTCCGCGGAGACGGCCGCCCGGCGTGAACTCGCCGAGGAGACCGGCCTGTCGGACGTCTCCGGGCTGCATCTGGAGCAGCTGCGCACCTACAGCGAGCCCGACCGCGACCCCCGGATGCGGGTCGTCACCGTCGCCTTCGCCGCGCTGCTGCCCGATCCGCCCGAGCCGCGTGCGGGCAGTGACGCGGCGCAGGCGCGCTGGCTGCCGTACGACTCGCTCGGCCCGCTCGCCTTCGACCACGACCGGATCCTGGCCGACGCGCACGAACGGGTGGGCGCCAAGCTGGAGTACAGCTCCCTCGCCACCGCGTTCTGCTCGCCCGAGTTCACGCTCGGGGAGCTGCAACAGGTCTACGAGACCGTGTGGGGTTCGGAGTTGGACCGGCCCAACTTCCGCCGCAAGGTGCTCGCCACGCCGGGTTTCGTCGAACCGGTGCTGGGCGGGGCCAAGTTGACGGGCGGTCGGGGGAAGCCGGCCGCGCTGTACCGCGCCGGGGACGCGACTGCCCTGTATCCGCCGCTGCTTCGGCCTACCCGGGAAGGACGTTCCGCATGA